In the Candidatus Electrothrix rattekaaiensis genome, one interval contains:
- the serA gene encoding phosphoglycerate dehydrogenase has protein sequence MKVLISDNLAPIGEKILKEAGLEVDVNTGLPPEELKAIIPDYDGLVIRSATKVRKDIIEAATKLKVVGRAGIGLDNVDIAAASEKGIVVMNAPDGNATTAAEHAISMMMSLSRNIPQATASMKAGKWEKKSFMGREVTGKTLGIVGIGRIGSIVANRAQGLKMKVIAYDPFMPDELVKKLGVERVDLLELAARADYISVHTPLTKDTHHILSTEFFAAMKKEAMFVDCARGGVLDEEALYAALKERRIAGAALDVFEKEPTTLEATPLLGLDNFICTPHLGASTAEAQENVAVAIAEQMADYLLKGSVRNAVNVPSVSDEVLAKIGPYITLGEMLGCLHMQISQGGVQEVNLEYSGDLAEQDTNPVTVAFLKGLFTPILQDAVNFVNAPLIAEERGIRVVESKSSRSADFTNLVRMTVKTSEGENMLAGTVFGTKEPRLVRFNSFRLEALPAGPMLLVHNKDVPGVIGALATIIGAGGVNISKMVVGQEETYSRNVILLNTNQPVSKELLAKVKELEHIEDAMALELPAYIS, from the coding sequence TAGTGCTACTAAGGTACGGAAAGATATCATTGAGGCCGCAACAAAATTAAAAGTGGTGGGCCGGGCAGGTATCGGGCTGGATAATGTGGATATCGCCGCTGCCAGCGAAAAGGGGATCGTGGTCATGAACGCCCCGGACGGCAATGCCACCACAGCGGCTGAGCATGCTATCTCCATGATGATGTCCCTTTCCAGAAATATTCCCCAGGCAACGGCTTCCATGAAGGCCGGGAAATGGGAAAAGAAGAGTTTTATGGGCCGTGAGGTCACCGGTAAGACCCTCGGTATCGTCGGGATCGGGCGAATCGGTTCCATTGTGGCGAATCGGGCCCAGGGCCTGAAAATGAAAGTCATTGCCTATGACCCTTTTATGCCTGATGAATTGGTGAAAAAGCTCGGAGTAGAGCGGGTGGATTTGCTTGAACTGGCTGCGCGGGCTGATTATATCTCTGTCCATACCCCCCTGACCAAGGACACGCACCACATTCTTTCCACGGAATTCTTTGCCGCGATGAAAAAGGAGGCCATGTTTGTTGACTGCGCCCGAGGTGGTGTGCTGGATGAGGAAGCCCTGTACGCAGCTTTGAAAGAAAGGCGGATTGCTGGCGCAGCTCTGGACGTTTTTGAAAAAGAGCCCACCACCTTGGAGGCCACTCCTCTGCTGGGACTGGATAATTTTATCTGTACACCTCATCTGGGTGCTTCTACAGCTGAAGCCCAGGAAAATGTGGCTGTGGCTATTGCTGAACAGATGGCTGATTATCTGCTTAAAGGTTCTGTCCGTAATGCTGTCAACGTGCCTTCGGTCAGCGATGAGGTTTTGGCCAAGATCGGCCCCTATATCACCCTTGGTGAAATGCTGGGTTGTCTCCATATGCAGATCTCTCAGGGCGGGGTTCAGGAGGTTAACCTGGAGTACAGCGGTGATCTTGCTGAGCAGGATACCAATCCTGTGACCGTGGCCTTTCTTAAAGGTCTGTTCACCCCCATCCTCCAGGATGCGGTGAACTTTGTTAATGCTCCTCTGATTGCTGAAGAGCGGGGCATCCGGGTGGTTGAATCCAAGAGTAGTCGGAGTGCTGATTTTACGAACTTGGTGCGGATGACGGTTAAGACCAGCGAAGGCGAAAACATGCTGGCCGGAACCGTGTTCGGCACCAAAGAGCCTCGTCTGGTCCGTTTTAACTCGTTCCGCCTTGAGGCTCTGCCAGCTGGTCCTATGCTGCTGGTGCATAATAAGGACGTACCTGGGGTCATTGGTGCCTTGGCAACCATCATTGGTGCTGGTGGTGTGAATATTTCCAAAATGGTTGTTGGGCAGGAAGAAACCTACAGCCGTAATGTGATTCTGCTGAACACTAATCAGCCGGTAAGTAAGGAACTCCTTGCCAAGGTGAAAGAGCTGGAGCATATTGAAGATGCTATGGCTTTAGAACTGCCCGCGTACATTTCTTGA
- a CDS encoding sugar phosphate nucleotidyltransferase → MQAMLLAAGFGTRLRPYTLVRPKPLFPICNIPLLHILLDKLIALGCERIVVNCHYLPQQIKAAVADKPGVILQHEAEVLGTGGGLRKALEHFQDGPDGPNGPVLVMNGDIYHDIDLSRLVTAHAASKDAVTMALHDYPRFNSVPVQQDRVQDFLSSKEVIRKIKKEGVEEQTLLAFTGIHIVNRDVLEAIPQECFFHIIDLYRELAKEGKIGFSRIDGSFWQDMGTPDDYLDLHRHLLSSRTPSWQIHESAIIGKDVQFNDWGAVGPGAVIGDGTQLARCVAWEGAEIVAGAELADEIIVPAAT, encoded by the coding sequence ATGCAGGCAATGCTTCTCGCTGCCGGATTCGGCACCCGTTTACGTCCATATACCCTTGTTCGTCCCAAACCGCTCTTTCCAATCTGCAATATCCCCCTGCTCCATATCCTCCTGGATAAACTCATTGCACTGGGTTGTGAACGAATCGTGGTCAATTGCCATTATCTCCCTCAACAAATTAAGGCGGCTGTTGCAGATAAACCTGGAGTCATCCTGCAACATGAAGCAGAGGTGCTGGGGACCGGGGGCGGGCTGCGTAAGGCTCTGGAGCATTTTCAAGATGGGCCAGATGGGCCAAATGGACCTGTGCTGGTGATGAACGGAGATATTTACCATGATATTGATCTATCCCGTCTCGTAACTGCACATGCTGCCAGCAAAGATGCGGTCACAATGGCACTCCACGACTATCCTCGTTTTAATTCCGTTCCGGTTCAACAGGATCGGGTTCAGGATTTTCTGTCGAGCAAAGAAGTTATCAGGAAAATCAAGAAAGAAGGTGTTGAAGAGCAAACCCTCTTGGCTTTTACCGGTATTCATATTGTAAACAGAGATGTCTTGGAGGCAATTCCGCAAGAATGTTTTTTTCATATTATTGACCTGTACCGAGAATTGGCTAAGGAAGGAAAAATAGGCTTCTCAAGAATTGACGGCAGCTTTTGGCAGGATATGGGAACACCGGATGATTATCTGGATCTCCACCGTCATCTGCTCTCCTCACGGACACCATCCTGGCAAATCCACGAGAGCGCAATTATAGGAAAAGATGTGCAGTTTAACGATTGGGGGGCTGTCGGGCCTGGGGCTGTGATCGGTGACGGAACGCAACTTGCCCGTTGCGTGGCCTGGGAAGGTGCTGAAATCGTTGCGGGTGCGGAGCTGGCAGACGAAATAATCGTTCCTGCTGCGACCTGA
- the nifJ gene encoding pyruvate:ferredoxin (flavodoxin) oxidoreductase, which produces MSRKMVTIDGNQACTHVAYATSEVITIYPITPSSPMAAEADAKATAGQKNIWGSVPVISQMQSEGGVAGSLHGSLATGALCTTFTASQGLLLMLPNMYKLAGELTPTVFHVTARSLACQGLSIFGDHGDVMSARQTGWAQICSQNVQEAQDMALISTQATLASRIPFLHFFDGFRTSHEIQKMEQLTNEDMLAMIDEKLITAHRERALTPDRPSMSGTAQNPDVYFTGRETVNKYYNAIPGIVQETMDKFAALTGRQYNLFDYYGAPDATDVVVIMGSGAETAAATIDHLVAEGRKVGMVIVRLFRPFDMKAMVNALPSSVERITVLDRCKEPGAPGDPLYLDVRAAIGEAAEANPTMFMPLVLCGRYGLGSAEFSPAMVKAVYDNMASMAPKNHFCVGPNDDVTHSSLSYDKFYNIEGDDVYRAMFYGLGSDGTVGANKNTIKIIGTETDNSAQGYFVYDSKKSGSMTVSHLRFGENQVVAPYLINKASFVACHNFTFLNSYDMLANLEDGGTFLLTTTFDKDTVWDQLPAKVQQQLIDKKAKFYIIDAIKLGIAIGLGARINMIMQTAFFLISGILKKDEAIDAIKTAIKKTYGKKGDKIVNMNYEAVDAAVNNIVEVALADKITGHELPATVPANAPEFVREVTAKMIEGKGEEIKVSEMPADGRWPTATTQWEKRNIAVSVPEWSPETCIQCGKCSLVCPHGCIRIKVATEDALKAAGASDTFKTADAVGKEFKGSKFTVQVSTADCAGCTLCSTACPARKKDAEGNKTEESALKMITNNEEVLKESLENWKTFLALPEMDNASINPATVKGSQLKRPLFEFSGACAGCGETPYIKLVTQLFGDRLMIANATGCSSIYGGNLPTTPYSQRADGRGPSWSNSLFEDNAEYGLGMRQSVNKLGLQAAELLDLAVEEGLVSKELADSLLDASQKTQDEIEAQRARVDELKAALAGSNSVTASRLLPVADYLVKKSVWCFGGDGWAYDIGYGGLDHVLASGENINVMVLDTEVYSNTGGQMSKSTPRAAVAQFAAGGKKMPKKDMGMIFSTYGNVYVARISLGANPQQVVKAINEAEAYDGPSIIIAYSHCINHGLNLAKGLEQQKLAVACGHWPLYRYNPVLEDEGKNPLIIDSKEPTIKFADYALNENRYRMLKMANPEHCDALMEASQKDVDKSWKFLQSRFKALED; this is translated from the coding sequence ATGTCGCGAAAAATGGTCACCATTGACGGCAACCAGGCGTGTACGCATGTTGCCTATGCCACCAGTGAAGTTATTACCATCTATCCCATCACCCCGTCTTCTCCGATGGCGGCTGAGGCGGATGCCAAGGCCACAGCGGGGCAGAAAAATATCTGGGGTTCTGTACCGGTTATTTCTCAGATGCAGTCCGAAGGTGGTGTTGCAGGCTCTCTGCACGGCTCTTTGGCTACCGGTGCGCTCTGCACGACCTTTACCGCTTCTCAGGGCCTGCTGCTGATGCTGCCCAACATGTATAAACTGGCCGGTGAGCTGACCCCGACCGTTTTCCATGTCACGGCTCGTTCACTGGCCTGCCAGGGACTGTCCATCTTTGGCGATCACGGCGATGTGATGAGTGCCCGTCAGACCGGCTGGGCCCAGATCTGCTCGCAGAATGTCCAGGAAGCACAGGACATGGCTCTGATCTCCACCCAGGCCACCTTGGCTTCTCGTATCCCGTTCCTCCATTTCTTTGATGGCTTCCGTACCTCTCATGAGATTCAGAAGATGGAGCAGCTGACCAACGAGGACATGCTGGCTATGATCGACGAAAAGCTGATCACCGCACACCGTGAACGCGCTCTGACCCCGGATCGTCCGTCTATGTCCGGTACAGCCCAGAACCCGGATGTTTACTTCACCGGTCGCGAAACCGTGAATAAGTATTATAATGCGATCCCCGGAATTGTTCAGGAGACCATGGACAAATTCGCCGCCCTGACCGGTCGTCAGTATAATCTTTTTGATTACTACGGCGCACCCGATGCAACCGACGTGGTTGTCATCATGGGTTCCGGTGCCGAGACTGCCGCCGCCACCATCGACCATCTGGTTGCTGAAGGCCGTAAAGTGGGTATGGTTATTGTCCGCCTGTTCCGTCCCTTTGACATGAAAGCTATGGTCAATGCCTTGCCATCTTCTGTTGAGCGCATTACTGTTTTGGATCGCTGCAAAGAGCCGGGCGCACCTGGAGATCCGCTCTACTTGGATGTTCGCGCTGCCATCGGTGAAGCAGCAGAAGCCAACCCGACCATGTTTATGCCCTTGGTACTTTGCGGTCGTTATGGTTTGGGTTCTGCGGAATTTAGCCCGGCAATGGTCAAGGCTGTGTACGACAACATGGCATCTATGGCCCCGAAAAATCATTTCTGTGTCGGTCCCAATGACGACGTGACCCATTCCTCGTTGAGCTACGACAAGTTCTATAATATCGAAGGCGATGATGTGTACCGGGCCATGTTCTACGGTCTGGGTTCCGACGGAACCGTCGGTGCCAACAAGAACACCATCAAGATCATCGGTACAGAGACAGACAACTCGGCTCAGGGCTATTTTGTCTACGATTCCAAAAAATCAGGCTCTATGACCGTATCCCATCTCCGCTTCGGCGAGAACCAGGTTGTGGCCCCGTACCTGATCAATAAGGCCAGCTTTGTTGCCTGCCATAACTTCACCTTCCTGAACAGCTACGATATGCTGGCCAATTTGGAAGACGGCGGCACCTTCCTGCTCACCACCACCTTTGACAAGGACACGGTCTGGGATCAGCTCCCGGCCAAGGTGCAGCAGCAGCTGATCGACAAAAAGGCCAAGTTCTACATCATCGACGCCATCAAGCTGGGTATCGCCATCGGACTGGGCGCACGCATCAACATGATCATGCAGACCGCCTTCTTCCTGATCTCCGGTATTCTCAAGAAAGACGAGGCCATTGATGCAATCAAGACTGCGATCAAGAAGACCTACGGCAAGAAAGGCGACAAGATCGTCAACATGAACTATGAAGCGGTTGATGCAGCGGTTAATAATATCGTCGAAGTAGCCTTGGCCGACAAGATTACCGGCCACGAGCTGCCTGCCACCGTACCTGCTAATGCACCTGAGTTTGTCAGGGAAGTTACCGCGAAAATGATCGAGGGCAAGGGCGAAGAGATCAAGGTTTCTGAAATGCCTGCCGATGGTCGTTGGCCCACCGCAACCACTCAGTGGGAAAAAAGGAATATCGCGGTCAGCGTGCCGGAATGGTCTCCGGAAACCTGTATTCAATGCGGTAAATGTTCCTTGGTTTGCCCGCACGGCTGTATCCGTATCAAGGTTGCCACGGAAGATGCGCTGAAAGCAGCAGGCGCGAGCGATACCTTTAAAACCGCTGATGCTGTGGGTAAGGAGTTCAAGGGCAGCAAATTCACTGTCCAGGTCTCTACTGCTGACTGTGCGGGCTGTACGCTCTGTTCCACCGCCTGTCCGGCTCGGAAAAAAGATGCGGAAGGCAACAAGACTGAAGAGTCTGCGCTGAAGATGATCACCAACAACGAAGAGGTCTTGAAAGAGTCCTTGGAGAACTGGAAGACCTTTCTGGCCCTGCCGGAAATGGACAATGCCTCCATCAACCCGGCAACTGTCAAAGGCAGCCAGCTCAAGCGTCCCCTGTTCGAGTTCTCCGGTGCCTGCGCAGGCTGCGGCGAGACCCCGTACATCAAGCTGGTTACCCAGCTCTTTGGTGATCGCCTGATGATTGCTAACGCGACCGGTTGTTCTTCCATCTACGGCGGCAACCTGCCCACCACCCCGTATTCACAACGCGCTGACGGACGAGGTCCTTCTTGGTCCAACTCTCTGTTCGAGGACAATGCCGAGTACGGTCTGGGTATGCGTCAGAGTGTAAACAAGCTGGGCTTGCAGGCTGCTGAGCTGCTGGATCTGGCTGTTGAAGAAGGGCTGGTGAGTAAGGAACTGGCTGATTCTCTGCTGGATGCCAGCCAGAAAACTCAGGACGAGATCGAAGCACAACGTGCTCGGGTTGATGAGCTGAAAGCAGCTCTGGCTGGTAGTAACAGCGTAACAGCTTCCCGCCTCCTGCCAGTTGCTGATTATCTGGTCAAGAAATCCGTTTGGTGTTTCGGTGGTGACGGCTGGGCCTATGACATCGGTTACGGCGGACTGGATCATGTTTTGGCTTCTGGCGAGAACATCAACGTGATGGTTCTGGATACCGAGGTTTACTCCAACACCGGTGGTCAGATGTCCAAGTCCACCCCGCGTGCTGCTGTAGCACAGTTCGCTGCTGGCGGAAAGAAGATGCCTAAAAAAGATATGGGTATGATTTTCTCCACCTACGGCAATGTCTACGTAGCTCGGATCTCTTTGGGTGCCAACCCGCAGCAGGTGGTTAAGGCGATCAACGAGGCTGAGGCCTACGACGGACCGTCCATCATTATCGCCTACTCTCATTGCATCAACCACGGCCTGAATCTGGCTAAGGGACTGGAGCAGCAGAAATTGGCGGTTGCCTGCGGTCACTGGCCCCTGTATCGCTACAACCCGGTACTGGAAGATGAGGGTAAGAACCCGCTGATCATCGACTCCAAAGAGCCGACCATCAAATTTGCTGATTACGCTCTGAACGAGAACCGTTACCGGATGCTGAAAATGGCTAACCCTGAGCATTGCGATGCGCTTATGGAAGCTTCGCAGAAGGATGTTGATAAGAGCTGGAAGTTCCTCCAGAGTCGTTTCAAGGCACTTGAGGACTAA
- a CDS encoding XRE family transcriptional regulator, which translates to MKKIDTSVTHITSEEDNIFEDLGLNPIEASKLKIKAQLMCQLIEWIKEKQLKQEETSSLLHVTRPRISDVMRGKSGKFTIDALADMLERIGKHITVQVS; encoded by the coding sequence ATGAAGAAGATTGACACATCCGTTACCCATATTACTTCTGAAGAAGATAATATATTTGAAGACTTAGGTCTTAACCCGATAGAGGCGTCCAAGTTAAAAATTAAAGCTCAACTCATGTGCCAACTCATTGAATGGATTAAAGAAAAACAGCTGAAGCAGGAAGAGACCTCTTCTTTGCTGCATGTCACACGACCAAGAATATCTGATGTTATGCGAGGAAAATCAGGGAAATTCACGATTGATGCTTTAGCTGATATGCTTGAAAGAATTGGAAAACATATTACTGTTCAGGTGAGTTGA
- a CDS encoding DUF1844 domain-containing protein: MSDQEKDCECPEGMVKNRNGDCVMPAVSFISLILSLNTTALFHLGELPHPETGQKSFELELARHSIDTLVMLEEKTRGNLTKDEQELMDRVLYELKMRFIKAKDGRSQE, from the coding sequence ATGAGCGACCAAGAAAAAGATTGCGAATGTCCTGAAGGAATGGTGAAAAACAGGAACGGGGATTGTGTTATGCCTGCGGTCTCCTTTATCTCCCTGATTCTTTCCTTGAATACCACGGCCCTGTTTCATCTTGGCGAGCTGCCGCATCCGGAGACAGGGCAAAAGAGTTTTGAGCTTGAGCTTGCCCGACACAGTATTGATACTTTGGTTATGTTAGAAGAAAAAACCAGGGGCAATCTGACAAAGGACGAACAGGAGTTGATGGACAGGGTTCTTTATGAACTGAAGATGCGGTTTATTAAGGCCAAGGACGGACGGAGTCAGGAATAA
- the cbiQ gene encoding cobalt ECF transporter T component CbiQ: MTFEQFNNGTSFLHRADPKGKLISTGVLSLVIGLSQTWGTALLGFLLALVLVLAARLSWTKLFRRLLIVNSFNLLLCLILPLTYTGGKTISLIGINLSITGFFLALLITIKSNAVILLFISLLATSTAAQLGHGLQQLHLSPKLCLLLLFSYRYIALIQQELFRLQRAASLRCFQPKTNLHTYKTYSYMLGMMLVRSWNRAARVQQAMELRGFSGRFHSLYDSGGMRKSDLLLSAGLLLAGTGLMVMEILF, translated from the coding sequence ATGACCTTTGAACAGTTCAATAACGGCACTTCATTTCTGCACCGGGCAGACCCCAAGGGGAAACTGATCAGCACCGGCGTACTCAGTCTGGTCATCGGCTTGAGTCAAACCTGGGGTACGGCCCTGCTTGGCTTTCTGCTTGCACTCGTTCTTGTGCTCGCAGCACGTTTGTCATGGACAAAGCTTTTTCGTCGTCTGCTGATAGTTAACAGCTTTAACCTCCTGCTTTGCCTTATTCTGCCGCTGACCTACACAGGCGGCAAAACCATTTCCCTTATTGGGATCAACCTAAGCATTACCGGCTTTTTTCTTGCCCTCCTGATCACGATCAAATCCAATGCGGTTATCCTGCTCTTTATCAGCCTTCTTGCCACCTCAACTGCTGCCCAGCTCGGTCACGGCCTTCAGCAACTGCATCTGTCACCTAAGCTCTGCCTGCTTCTTCTCTTTTCCTATCGTTATATCGCGCTTATTCAACAGGAACTGTTCCGTTTACAACGGGCTGCCAGCTTGCGTTGCTTTCAGCCGAAAACCAACCTGCACACCTACAAGACCTACAGCTATATGCTGGGCATGATGCTGGTTCGAAGTTGGAACCGGGCGGCACGGGTACAGCAGGCTATGGAATTACGCGGGTTTTCCGGGCGATTTCACAGCCTGTACGATTCCGGCGGCATGCGGAAAAGCGACCTGCTGTTGTCAGCGGGTTTGCTCTTGGCCGGGACGGGATTGATGGTTATGGAAATTCTGTTCTGA